A single Flavobacterium sp. 1 DNA region contains:
- a CDS encoding shikimate dehydrogenase: protein MIEVLRRRFGLLGRNISYSFSKGYFTEKFSKEHFEGCTYENFDIQEINNFTELVKNNPDLNGLNVTIPYKEAVIPFLDKLSKNATQIGAVNTIKFTKKGKLKGYNTDYYGFKKSLEPLLQPHHKKALILGTGGASKGVAFALDQLDITYTFVSREAKENCIDYSLINATTFDNYQIIINCTPVGTSPNVDLFPLIPYEFFTEKHIAYDLIYNPAETQFLSKAKAQGAQIKNGLDMLIFQAEKAWKIWNK from the coding sequence ATGATTGAAGTTTTAAGAAGACGTTTTGGTTTATTGGGTCGTAATATTAGTTATTCCTTTTCAAAAGGATATTTTACAGAAAAATTCAGCAAAGAACATTTTGAAGGCTGTACTTATGAAAATTTCGATATTCAGGAAATCAATAATTTTACTGAATTAGTAAAAAACAATCCTGATCTTAATGGGCTGAACGTTACTATTCCTTACAAGGAGGCCGTGATTCCTTTTTTAGACAAACTATCTAAAAATGCCACCCAAATTGGAGCTGTAAACACCATTAAATTCACAAAAAAAGGAAAACTAAAAGGCTACAATACCGATTATTACGGTTTTAAGAAATCCCTTGAACCTTTATTGCAACCTCATCATAAAAAAGCCCTGATTCTCGGCACTGGCGGTGCTTCCAAAGGAGTTGCCTTTGCTTTAGACCAATTGGATATTACTTATACTTTTGTGTCACGCGAAGCCAAAGAAAACTGTATTGATTACAGCCTTATAAACGCTACAACTTTTGATAATTATCAAATTATCATTAACTGCACACCTGTGGGAACAAGCCCAAATGTCGATTTATTTCCGCTTATACCGTATGAATTCTTTACTGAGAAACACATTGCTTACGACTTAATATACAATCCAGCAGAAACCCAATTTTTAAGCAAAGCCAAAGCTCAGGGCGCTCAAATTAAAAATGGTTTGGATATGCTTATTTTTCAGGCAGAAAAAGCCTGGAAGATTTGGAATAAATAG
- the tnpA gene encoding IS200/IS605 family transposase: MPFIKTYIHFVWSTKNRIPFLDNKELRQKVWHHIKENAKEKGIFVDFVNGYSDHCHCLVSLGADQTIQKTIQLIKGESSFWINKNKLCLDKFKWQDEYFAVSVSESMVNKVRNYIKNQEEHHSKQTFQEEYDEFMAKYQFQKE; encoded by the coding sequence ATGCCTTTTATCAAAACCTACATCCATTTTGTTTGGAGCACAAAAAACAGAATTCCTTTTTTGGACAATAAAGAATTAAGACAAAAAGTTTGGCATCATATCAAAGAAAACGCCAAAGAGAAAGGAATTTTTGTAGATTTTGTTAATGGATATTCTGATCATTGTCATTGTCTGGTTTCTTTGGGTGCCGATCAAACCATTCAAAAGACAATACAACTGATTAAAGGAGAGTCTTCATTTTGGATTAACAAAAACAAATTGTGTTTAGATAAATTTAAATGGCAAGATGAATATTTTGCGGTTTCTGTCTCGGAATCTATGGTTAATAAAGTTAGAAATTACATTAAAAACCAAGAAGAGCACCATAGCAAACAAACCTTTCAAGAAGAATATGATGAATTTATGGCTAAATATCAATTTCAAAAAGAATAG
- a CDS encoding aspartate aminotransferase family protein, with the protein MNPDFIKYQAQTSPYPLGMEVSHAIGSYIFDTTNKKYLDFVAGVSACTLGHQNKRVNDAIKNQLDKYSHVMVYGEYSQSPSVEYCKLMASLLPAPLDKTYLVNSGTEAIEGALKLAKRVTGRSQLISCHNAYHGNTMGSMSVMGFEERKQAFRPLLPDIDFITFNNEADLQKITTKTAGILLETIQGGAGFIEPHNDFLKKVKARCTEVGALMILDEIQPGFGRTGALFGFQNYDVVPDIVVMGKGMGGGMPVGAFTASSAMMDLLTINPKLGHITTFGGHPVIASACLATLRELTETNIIAATLEKEKLFRSLLVHPLIQEIRGRGLMLAAMTASADITNEVILKCQDRGLILFWLLFEGCAIRITPPLTISEEEIREGCAIILEVMDEMMI; encoded by the coding sequence GTGAATCCTGATTTCATAAAATACCAAGCACAAACTTCGCCTTACCCATTGGGCATGGAAGTCTCGCATGCAATTGGCTCTTATATTTTTGACACTACTAACAAAAAATATTTAGACTTTGTAGCAGGAGTTTCGGCTTGTACGCTTGGACATCAAAATAAAAGGGTGAATGACGCGATAAAAAATCAATTGGATAAATATTCGCATGTTATGGTTTATGGTGAATATTCACAAAGCCCATCAGTTGAATACTGCAAATTAATGGCCTCTCTCCTGCCCGCTCCGTTAGACAAAACCTATTTGGTCAATTCAGGCACTGAAGCAATAGAAGGCGCATTAAAACTTGCCAAAAGAGTTACAGGAAGAAGCCAGCTCATTTCCTGCCACAATGCCTATCATGGCAATACTATGGGATCAATGAGCGTAATGGGATTTGAAGAACGCAAACAGGCTTTCCGTCCTTTGCTTCCAGATATTGATTTTATAACTTTCAATAACGAAGCCGATTTACAAAAAATAACGACCAAAACAGCAGGAATCTTACTCGAAACCATTCAAGGCGGAGCTGGTTTTATTGAACCTCACAATGATTTTTTAAAGAAAGTAAAAGCCAGATGCACCGAAGTGGGTGCTTTGATGATATTAGACGAAATTCAGCCAGGATTTGGAAGAACAGGTGCTCTTTTTGGATTTCAAAACTATGATGTTGTGCCTGATATTGTTGTCATGGGAAAAGGAATGGGAGGCGGAATGCCTGTAGGTGCCTTCACCGCATCCTCTGCAATGATGGATTTGTTAACTATAAATCCAAAATTAGGACATATTACCACTTTTGGAGGGCATCCTGTCATTGCGTCAGCATGCTTGGCAACTTTGAGAGAATTAACTGAAACCAATATCATTGCAGCTACTTTAGAAAAAGAAAAGCTCTTTAGATCGCTTTTGGTACATCCTTTGATACAAGAAATAAGAGGAAGAGGATTAATGCTTGCAGCTATGACTGCAAGTGCAGACATAACGAATGAAGTGATTCTAAAATGCCAAGATCGGGGCTTAATTCTGTTCTGGCTGCTGTTTGAAGGCTGCGCCATCCGAATTACGCCTCCTTTGACTATTTCTGAAGAAGAAATTCGAGAAGGCTGCGCTATAATTCTTGAAGTGATGGACGAAATGATGATTTAA
- a CDS encoding HIRAN domain-containing protein, translating to MTRGNFLRNLIGFYGIASLPLEMVKQYQKVYLLQCFVRGFQYYEGPKIVNQINSSGLLEMVHEPDNEYDPCAIALHFNNQKIGFIPMESNEVLSVLLDTKLLDLQAEITHIEPNASDWESIYVAIYAMTEIKDNQTQENIEPYTLLETPKYYTLKSNHNTYTRIYLDDENEILNGEQFYETLVNNSSTDIVYDLIHYSFDNGQEMETVINESRMVIQKNSIPKDIEVSDLEATLNDKILKIENVFDDDGYIIANVNKVATIPDRIQIFEKLMNKHGKLFYEIIFKN from the coding sequence ATGACAAGAGGCAACTTCCTAAGAAATTTAATTGGCTTTTATGGCATTGCTTCCCTTCCACTGGAAATGGTCAAGCAATACCAAAAAGTTTATCTTTTACAATGTTTTGTAAGAGGGTTTCAATATTATGAAGGACCAAAAATAGTTAATCAAATCAACAGTAGTGGTTTGCTCGAAATGGTTCATGAACCCGATAATGAATACGATCCTTGTGCGATAGCATTGCATTTCAACAATCAAAAAATTGGATTTATTCCAATGGAGAGCAATGAAGTGTTGAGTGTTTTACTCGATACCAAATTATTGGATTTACAAGCCGAAATAACTCATATAGAACCTAATGCTTCGGATTGGGAAAGCATATATGTTGCTATTTATGCAATGACCGAAATTAAAGACAATCAAACTCAAGAAAATATTGAACCTTACACCCTACTGGAAACTCCCAAATACTATACGCTAAAATCAAATCACAACACCTACACAAGAATATATCTTGATGACGAAAATGAAATTTTAAACGGCGAACAGTTTTATGAAACTTTAGTTAATAATAGTTCTACCGATATCGTTTATGATTTAATCCATTATTCCTTTGACAACGGTCAAGAAATGGAAACGGTAATAAACGAATCCAGAATGGTAATCCAAAAGAATTCCATTCCAAAAGACATTGAAGTTTCAGATCTGGAAGCTACATTAAATGATAAAATACTAAAAATAGAAAATGTTTTTGACGACGATGGCTATATCATTGCCAATGTCAATAAAGTGGCAACAATCCCAGACCGAATACAAATTTTTGAAAAATTAATGAACAAACATGGAAAATTATTTTACGAAATTATTTTCAAAAATTAG
- a CDS encoding tetratricopeptide repeat protein, translating to MQLSNEEEDYNLSLSKFESMLKTNKVLFFDSEEFEEIILHYLDMGKSALAKKALKLALEQHPRSSGLKLVQVEMLIYDDKLEIAEKLLNELYAIEPTNEEIYIQKANICSKRDQHEKAVEMLKIALQYTDDYADVYNLIGMEYLFMDNLELAKESFIKCLEEDLEDQSALYNVVYCFEFLDQNQEAITYLNKYINKNPYSEIAWHQLGRLFYGVKEYESAIHAFEYATLIDEEFLGAFMEKAKALERLKKYALAIESYNRTLELDDATSYALLRIGKCYEKLGNKVLALKYFNKTVHEDPLLDKGWIAITDFYVRQKNFQKALFFVNKALAIDNQNKLYWKRFAAINKQMNFFEEAEFGYRKAVEFGDYQLDTWLFWVDILQFLGEFESAIQTLLQASEYFPEENEVEYRLAGLYFMISDNIKAKFHLSNALRLNYDNYILLEDLFPVVWEKKMVRNYIDKHKKQ from the coding sequence ATGCAATTAAGCAACGAAGAAGAAGATTATAACTTATCCCTATCCAAATTTGAGTCCATGTTGAAAACCAACAAAGTACTCTTTTTTGACTCCGAAGAATTTGAAGAAATTATTCTTCATTATCTCGACATGGGCAAGTCTGCATTGGCCAAAAAAGCATTAAAATTAGCTTTAGAACAACATCCAAGATCCAGCGGCCTTAAATTAGTTCAAGTAGAAATGCTGATTTATGATGACAAACTCGAAATAGCTGAAAAGCTATTGAATGAGCTGTATGCTATCGAACCCACAAACGAAGAAATATACATTCAGAAAGCCAATATTTGCTCCAAAAGGGATCAGCACGAAAAAGCTGTTGAAATGCTTAAAATAGCATTACAATACACAGATGACTATGCCGATGTTTACAATTTAATTGGTATGGAGTATCTTTTTATGGACAATCTAGAATTAGCCAAAGAAAGCTTTATTAAGTGTCTCGAAGAAGATTTAGAAGACCAGTCTGCTTTGTATAATGTGGTTTATTGCTTTGAATTTTTAGACCAAAATCAGGAAGCAATTACCTATCTTAATAAATACATCAACAAGAATCCTTACAGCGAGATTGCATGGCATCAGCTGGGGCGCTTGTTCTATGGCGTAAAAGAATATGAAAGTGCTATTCATGCATTCGAATATGCGACACTGATTGATGAAGAATTCCTTGGTGCTTTTATGGAAAAAGCAAAGGCATTGGAACGCTTAAAAAAATACGCCCTGGCCATTGAAAGCTACAACAGAACATTGGAACTGGACGACGCTACTTCATACGCACTGCTCCGAATAGGAAAATGCTATGAAAAATTAGGCAATAAAGTTTTGGCTCTTAAATATTTCAACAAAACGGTTCATGAAGACCCATTGCTAGACAAAGGCTGGATTGCGATTACCGATTTTTATGTACGTCAAAAAAACTTTCAAAAAGCATTGTTTTTTGTCAATAAAGCATTAGCGATTGATAATCAAAATAAATTATACTGGAAACGATTTGCTGCTATTAACAAGCAGATGAACTTTTTTGAAGAAGCTGAATTTGGATATAGAAAAGCAGTAGAATTTGGCGATTACCAACTTGATACTTGGTTATTTTGGGTTGATATTTTGCAGTTTTTGGGAGAGTTTGAAAGCGCAATACAAACATTACTGCAGGCTTCTGAATATTTTCCTGAAGAAAATGAAGTCGAATACCGTTTGGCGGGATTGTATTTTATGATTTCAGATAATATCAAAGCTAAATTTCACTTGAGCAATGCTTTGCGTTTGAATTATGACAATTACATTCTGCTGGAAGATTTATTCCCTGTGGTTTGGGAGAAAAAAATGGTACGAAATTATATTGACAAACATAAAAAACAATAA
- the cas9 gene encoding type II CRISPR RNA-guided endonuclease Cas9 (Cas9, originally named Csn1, is the large, multifunctional signature protein of type II CRISPR/Cas systems. It is well known even to general audiences because its RNA-guided endonuclease activity has made it a popular tool for custom editing of eukaryotic genomes.), with product MKKILGLDLGTNSIGWALTNNDFDNKLGNIEGLGSRIIPMSQDVLGKFDSGVSISQTAERTKYRGTRRLVQRFLLRRERLHRVLNILDFLPKHYSEAIDFDKKFGQFKPEREEKLSFYKNENGKNQFLFLESHQEMLSEFQLTNPDLKQVPYDWTIYYLRKKALTEKISKEELAWIVLNFNQKRGYYQLRGEEQEENKNKLEEFHTLVVVDVIEREKGKSGIWYNVILENGWIYKRESKIALFDWVGRQKNFIVTTELNDNGTIKLNKDNEEKRSFRSPKEDDWGLEKIRTEQTINQSKKSVGTFIYDNLLKNPNQKIKGELVRTIERKFYKEELSKILKTQIEFHSTTLKDRNLYKKCIDELYKHNDSHKNNIKDRGFDYLFLDDIIFYQRPLKSKTSLISDCSLEFSPIKDKKGVLVKDSNGKQILKPLKCIAKSNPIFQEFRLLQFVKNLKIFKKEIANDIDVTIDYLKAEDDLVELFNWLNDKAEINQKQFLAYPKFKLKEDKFRWNFVEDKIYPCNETRNQFLNIIAKIDVDKTFFDAKNTQDLWHILYSVTDKIEITKAITTFAKRHNLPNEFVLNFSKIKPYKKDYGSYSEKAIKKLLTLMRRDETWSQDAISDKVTTKISAIKERLESINYDTSILEKVSDSDIPKQVLKSFINCIEFNKGLNTYQASYLIYDRHSEDSDVSKWKTPADIEHFLKYDFKQHSLRNPIVEQVITETLRVVKDIWQHYGGGKENFFNEIHIELGREMKNNSADRKRITDNINQNENTNLRIKAILTELKNDGINDVRPYSPSQQEILKIYEEGVYSSEIRKEKLEEVDKIRKNAKPTPSEIIKYKLWMEQGYISPYTGKLIPLSDLFTTKYQIEHIIPQSRLFDDSLSNKVICESEVNELKSNMTALEFIQKNENRIVTLTGGKTVKIFTKEAYNQHITSYYSKNKNKQKRLLSEEIPEKFIERQLNDTKYISKIVKNLLSKIVREEDEREVTSKHIVSLNGSITSRMKQDWGLNDVWNNIITPRFERLNAITNSSDFGKLELKKDEFGNTGKQVFQTTVPDAIAKGFSKKRIDHRHHALDALVIACVTKEHVNYLNSINSERTNYSLVSKLRLIEEIQINGKTQKVAKEFHKPWENFTKKVEDELNQTIISFKQNTRVINKTINKYQVWKEEDGAMKKITTRQVRGDNWAIRKPMHAETVSGKVFLKRIKQSLITITNAIEQIELIVDKEVKKQLKEKTEKYPNNKEGLKKYLKAFPIIIDGKAIDKVQIYETIGGENGATATRKALDITFDEKRIEKITDTGIQKILLNHLQQEIYQNAIDENGKKNPAYEVAFSENGLDELNKNITALNNGKKHQPIKKVRVFEEGGKFSLGQTGNKASKYVEAAKGTNLFFAIYQDENGKRNYKTIPFNEVIERQKQGLSSALEIDENGNRLLFTLSPNDLVYIPTEDEKDNLTLLNFNKLSKEQSQRVFKMVSFTGNQAFFVSNTIASSIVDKMEFSALNKMEKSIEGLMIKSLCLKLEVDRLGKIKRIIR from the coding sequence ATGAAAAAAATATTAGGATTAGATTTAGGTACAAATAGTATTGGGTGGGCGTTAACCAATAATGACTTCGACAATAAACTTGGAAACATTGAAGGATTAGGCAGTAGAATAATCCCTATGAGCCAAGATGTACTTGGTAAATTTGATAGTGGTGTTTCTATATCCCAAACTGCTGAAAGAACTAAATATAGAGGAACAAGAAGATTAGTCCAACGTTTTTTATTGAGAAGAGAGCGACTGCATCGAGTTTTAAATATCCTTGATTTTCTACCCAAACATTATTCTGAAGCAATCGATTTTGATAAAAAATTTGGGCAATTTAAACCTGAAAGAGAAGAAAAATTATCTTTTTATAAAAATGAAAATGGTAAGAACCAATTTTTATTTTTAGAAAGTCACCAAGAAATGCTTTCGGAATTTCAATTAACAAATCCTGATTTAAAACAAGTTCCCTATGATTGGACAATTTATTATTTAAGAAAAAAAGCTTTAACCGAAAAAATATCCAAAGAAGAACTAGCTTGGATAGTATTGAATTTCAATCAAAAAAGAGGCTATTATCAATTGCGTGGTGAAGAACAGGAAGAAAACAAAAATAAACTCGAGGAATTTCATACTCTTGTGGTTGTTGATGTAATTGAAAGAGAAAAAGGAAAATCAGGTATATGGTATAACGTAATTCTTGAAAATGGTTGGATTTACAAACGAGAAAGCAAAATAGCATTGTTTGACTGGGTTGGTAGACAAAAGAATTTTATTGTTACTACCGAATTAAATGATAATGGAACTATTAAACTCAACAAAGACAATGAGGAAAAGAGAAGTTTCAGGTCTCCAAAAGAAGACGATTGGGGATTAGAGAAAATTAGAACAGAACAAACAATAAATCAAAGTAAAAAATCAGTTGGTACTTTCATTTATGATAATTTACTTAAAAACCCAAATCAAAAAATAAAAGGAGAATTAGTTAGAACAATTGAAAGAAAGTTTTATAAAGAGGAACTATCTAAAATTCTTAAAACTCAAATTGAATTTCATTCAACTACTTTAAAGGATAGAAATCTCTATAAAAAATGTATTGATGAATTGTATAAACATAATGATTCTCATAAAAATAATATTAAAGACAGAGGTTTTGACTATTTGTTTTTGGATGACATTATCTTTTATCAACGTCCGCTTAAAAGTAAAACTTCATTAATCAGTGATTGTAGTTTAGAATTCAGTCCAATTAAAGATAAAAAAGGTGTTTTGGTAAAAGATAGCAATGGAAAGCAAATTTTAAAACCTTTGAAATGTATTGCTAAATCAAATCCAATTTTTCAAGAATTTAGACTATTACAATTTGTAAAAAACCTTAAAATTTTCAAAAAAGAAATCGCTAATGATATTGATGTAACAATTGATTATTTAAAAGCGGAAGATGATTTAGTAGAATTATTCAATTGGTTAAATGACAAAGCTGAAATCAATCAAAAACAATTTTTAGCGTATCCAAAATTCAAACTAAAAGAAGATAAATTTAGATGGAATTTTGTTGAAGACAAAATATACCCTTGTAACGAAACAAGAAATCAATTTTTGAATATCATTGCAAAAATTGATGTTGATAAAACTTTTTTTGACGCCAAAAACACCCAAGATTTATGGCACATTTTATATTCTGTTACTGATAAAATTGAAATTACAAAAGCAATTACAACTTTTGCTAAACGACATAATTTGCCAAATGAATTCGTATTGAATTTTTCAAAAATAAAGCCGTATAAAAAAGATTATGGTTCTTATTCTGAAAAAGCGATAAAGAAATTATTGACTTTAATGAGAAGAGATGAAACTTGGAGTCAAGATGCAATTTCTGATAAAGTTACAACCAAAATAAGTGCCATTAAAGAAAGATTGGAATCTATAAATTATGACACATCGATACTTGAAAAAGTATCTGACAGTGATATTCCGAAACAAGTCTTAAAAAGTTTTATAAATTGTATTGAATTCAATAAAGGTTTAAATACCTATCAAGCATCCTATTTAATATATGATAGACATAGTGAAGATAGTGATGTTTCAAAATGGAAAACTCCTGCAGATATTGAACACTTTTTAAAGTATGATTTCAAGCAACATTCACTCCGTAATCCAATTGTAGAGCAAGTCATTACAGAAACTTTACGAGTGGTAAAAGATATTTGGCAACATTATGGAGGGGGAAAAGAAAATTTCTTTAATGAAATCCATATTGAATTGGGGCGTGAAATGAAAAACAATTCTGCAGATAGAAAAAGAATTACTGATAATATAAATCAAAACGAAAATACAAACTTACGAATCAAAGCCATTTTAACGGAATTGAAAAATGACGGTATAAATGATGTTCGCCCCTATTCTCCAAGCCAACAAGAGATTTTAAAAATTTACGAAGAAGGAGTTTATAGCAGTGAAATCAGAAAAGAAAAATTAGAGGAAGTTGATAAAATCAGAAAAAATGCAAAACCAACACCTTCTGAAATTATCAAATATAAACTTTGGATGGAACAAGGTTATATTTCGCCATATACAGGAAAACTAATACCGTTGAGTGATTTATTTACAACAAAATATCAAATCGAGCATATTATTCCACAATCAAGATTATTTGATGATTCCTTATCCAATAAAGTTATCTGCGAATCTGAAGTTAATGAACTTAAAAGCAATATGACTGCTCTAGAATTCATTCAAAAAAACGAAAATAGAATCGTAACCTTAACCGGCGGAAAAACAGTTAAAATTTTTACTAAAGAAGCCTACAACCAACATATCACTAGTTATTACAGCAAAAATAAAAACAAGCAAAAACGATTATTAAGCGAGGAAATTCCAGAAAAGTTTATCGAAAGACAATTAAATGACACTAAATACATAAGTAAAATAGTAAAGAATCTTTTAAGCAAAATAGTTCGAGAAGAAGATGAACGGGAAGTAACCTCAAAACATATCGTTTCTTTGAATGGGTCAATCACTTCAAGAATGAAACAAGATTGGGGTTTGAATGATGTCTGGAATAACATAATTACACCTCGTTTTGAACGTTTGAATGCGATTACTAATTCAAGTGATTTTGGTAAATTAGAACTCAAAAAAGACGAATTTGGAAACACTGGAAAACAAGTTTTTCAAACCACAGTACCAGATGCAATTGCAAAAGGTTTTTCTAAAAAAAGAATTGACCATCGCCATCACGCTTTAGATGCTTTGGTAATTGCTTGTGTGACAAAAGAACATGTCAATTATTTAAATTCTATCAATTCAGAAAGAACAAATTATTCATTGGTCTCTAAACTACGCCTAATTGAAGAAATTCAGATTAATGGAAAAACACAAAAAGTAGCAAAAGAATTTCACAAACCTTGGGAGAATTTTACAAAAAAAGTAGAAGACGAGTTGAATCAAACCATTATCAGTTTCAAACAAAACACTAGAGTTATCAATAAAACGATAAACAAGTATCAAGTTTGGAAAGAAGAAGACGGTGCAATGAAAAAAATCACAACCAGACAAGTAAGAGGAGATAACTGGGCGATTAGAAAACCAATGCACGCAGAAACCGTAAGTGGAAAAGTATTCCTAAAACGAATTAAACAAAGTCTTATTACTATTACCAATGCTATTGAGCAAATAGAGTTGATTGTCGATAAGGAAGTTAAAAAACAATTGAAGGAAAAAACTGAAAAATATCCAAACAATAAAGAAGGTTTGAAAAAATACCTTAAAGCTTTCCCTATAATAATTGATGGAAAAGCTATAGATAAAGTACAAATTTATGAAACTATTGGAGGTGAAAATGGAGCAACTGCGACAAGAAAAGCACTTGATATTACTTTTGATGAAAAAAGAATCGAGAAAATAACTGATACTGGTATTCAAAAAATTCTATTAAATCATCTTCAACAAGAAATTTATCAAAATGCAATTGATGAAAATGGTAAAAAAAACCCAGCATACGAAGTTGCTTTTTCCGAAAATGGTTTAGATGAGTTAAATAAAAATATCACGGCTTTAAATAATGGTAAAAAACATCAACCCATAAAAAAAGTTAGAGTTTTTGAAGAGGGTGGCAAATTTAGTCTCGGACAAACAGGAAACAAAGCAAGTAAATATGTTGAAGCGGCCAAAGGAACAAACTTATTTTTCGCAATTTATCAGGATGAAAACGGAAAACGGAACTATAAAACCATTCCCTTCAACGAAGTAATCGAAAGACAAAAACAAGGATTAAGTTCTGCTCTAGAAATAGATGAAAACGGAAATCGTCTTTTATTTACTTTGTCTCCAAATGATTTAGTTTATATACCAACAGAAGATGAAAAGGATAATTTAACGCTCCTAAATTTCAATAAACTATCAAAAGAGCAATCGCAAAGGGTATTTAAAATGGTAAGTTTTACTGGAAATCAAGCCTTTTTTGTTTCAAACACTATAGCTTCATCAATTGTAGATAAAATGGAATTTTCAGCCTTAAATAAAATGGAAAAATCTATTGAAGGATTAATGATAAAATCTTTATGTCTAAAACTAGAAGTTGATAGACTTGGAAAAATTAAAAGAATCATTCGATGA
- the cas1 gene encoding type II CRISPR-associated endonuclease Cas1 has product MIKRTLFFGNPAYLSTKNEQIVISYPDKEQETKTVAIEDIGVIVLENQQITITSGLLEKLTNNNVALINCDQYHLPIGLLMPLNGHTEQTERFKNQINASVPLKKNLWQQTISAKIINQAGLLKEKGIPCRKMELWAKEVTSGDSLNHESRAAVFYWQNLIPIENFTRGQKGIPPNNLLNYGYAILRAITARAIVSSGMLPTLGIFHRNKYNAYCLADDIMEPYRPYVDLIVCHIMETEDSYDELTIEIKKQLLSIATIDVFIDGKNSPLMVAMSRTTHSLHECFEGTARKILYPVYV; this is encoded by the coding sequence ATGATAAAACGAACTCTTTTCTTCGGCAACCCCGCTTATTTGAGCACCAAAAATGAACAAATCGTAATCTCTTACCCTGACAAGGAACAAGAGACTAAAACCGTTGCTATTGAAGATATTGGCGTTATCGTTCTGGAAAACCAACAAATTACAATTACCAGTGGTTTACTCGAAAAACTGACTAATAATAATGTGGCATTGATCAATTGTGACCAATATCATTTGCCTATTGGATTATTAATGCCACTGAACGGGCATACGGAACAAACGGAGCGATTTAAAAACCAAATTAATGCTTCTGTTCCACTCAAAAAAAACTTGTGGCAACAAACCATTAGTGCCAAAATTATAAATCAAGCAGGACTGCTCAAAGAAAAAGGAATCCCATGCCGAAAAATGGAACTTTGGGCAAAAGAAGTTACATCGGGAGATTCACTCAATCATGAATCCAGAGCGGCAGTTTTTTATTGGCAGAACCTCATCCCTATAGAAAATTTCACCAGAGGACAAAAAGGAATTCCTCCTAATAATTTATTGAATTATGGCTATGCCATTTTACGAGCCATTACGGCAAGAGCTATTGTCAGTTCTGGAATGTTACCCACTTTAGGCATCTTTCATCGCAACAAATACAATGCCTATTGCCTTGCCGATGATATTATGGAGCCTTATAGACCTTATGTCGATTTGATTGTTTGTCACATTATGGAAACCGAAGATAGTTATGACGAATTAACTATCGAAATCAAAAAACAATTGTTAAGTATTGCCACTATTGATGTGTTTATAGACGGGAAAAACAGTCCATTGATGGTCGCAATGAGCAGAACCACACATTCCTTACATGAATGTTTTGAAGGAACAGCAAGGAAAATTTTATACCCTGTTTATGTATGA